From a single Sphaeramia orbicularis chromosome 4, fSphaOr1.1, whole genome shotgun sequence genomic region:
- the fyco1a gene encoding FYVE and coiled-coil domain-containing protein 1, with the protein MAAGATVGESQLQRIIRDLHEAVAELAKEYRENGEPITDDSTNLHKFSYKLEYLLQFDQKEKTTFLGTKKDYWDYFIDCLAKIKGANDGIRFVKSIAELKTSLGKGRAFIRYSLVHQRLADTLQQCLMNQRVTSDWYYARSPFLKPHLSVDIVNHLYELNEVQFDVSSRGHDLDASWPTFARRTLGSANSPAHMWKPPSRSSSINSLASTYSQQAPEFPCSPDYGQSLLNDLNESLPPCSEDASTIEDLRLELDQSELKHRELLDKMQQLGEEAGELRGVVVELQRQLDVSLAAQEEQQGLQGELEALQGREEALSKELTALRTGEKAREAEQQLLQEKLAVAEGKNIELLAKLDGVLNEKGQQAASYFDSAQKIHELLDKLKEAEKGKMEAVAEVEEKKRQAERLEEELRVKEAAAKDGETKLERIVTSAAEEKARLEAQVEEQQSALDKMQGALTLREKEACNLQRQLQDLQKSVEEREKEVEEVKRRAQEDKDEMQKNVDGLQESLGAKVTELKVHLDRKEAELTSSSKMVQELQTKNQGLITERDKLTTTLTELEDSVKEQAMKIEDYKVQCGSLMELNEKLLSTVKRNEELKKEMVENRTVLEAELATLRASEKQLRGQLDDTKITVDEKETKLREENRKLDESLQRATMATKVSEATAKRLEQENQSLREEQDTVKAALGRMQADLKSVHGQIGELEKNLGTSRKNEQSLQDQLQTKESEIESKEKSITELQSRLQDLEAKEKELKKAKTDAEATCAKQTEVIERVTCEKQAMEKSQLERNSAQAKENQEVAGKLIVVESQLEVSMKEVARLQTEVLDHRVQVQRLEEEKLKAQAQLEVTEAQRDELRTLTEQLKAHTEALNQKQVAELMECKKKEEELIVQLNREGTASAELAITLAAVRDELSNLKAENNRLSIENSETREGLHRANTEMAELGITICKLSTEKEEATAHWAEDAARIEELEKETELLELRMAELQQENKRLREELTQMETLPGNIMELQEQLEKAKSQTQSLKNSSREEMDAVKFQMSSESMNYQAQMKAMNEQLDLVKSQLQEELTNVSTLRAKVSEIEAVNEQYLQLTGEKDAHITKTEATIRENESKIQQLQHAASSAKDSHLAAQNLCEELSQKLRAAEADKQSQYLTMSAEIDDLNRTKSTLEERLIELIRDKDALWQKTDALEFEQKLRAEERWWLVDKEATHCLGCQGQFTWWLRRHHCRLCGRIFCYYCSNNFVMTKHSGKKERCCRDCYSQHSAVVERFTEAELSPSDIQSPPPGAGPQPPPQPAPYKPTPRVTVSDPSSKSDDGAFDIITEEEVNGVYDSDTTSQTTGGSLEGEQDRRPGILNIGTGDVTPDDAEDHVPTVQDAEINLVKSGEVTMAVSFSIEDISQFGDASRELFIKSSCYSVITISVSDCGPTISWMFSSEPKSISFSVVHRESTDTPLEQSKVLIPLTRCNSHKETIQGQLKVRHPGLYTLIFDNSFSRFISKKVFYHLTMEKPIIYDGSDFP; encoded by the exons ATGGCTGCGGGGGCTACAGTGGGGGAAAGCCAACTCCAGAGGATTATCCGAGATCTGCATG AGGCTGTTGCAGAACTCGCGAAGGAGTACAGAGAAAATGGGGAGCCAATCACAGATGACAGCACCAACCTGCACAAATTCTCCTACAAACTGGAATACCTGCTACAG TTTGACCAAAAGGAAAAGACCACATTTCTCGGGACAAAGAAGGATTACTGGGATTACTTCATAGATTGTCTGGCCAAGATCAAAGGAGCCAATGATGGGATCCGCTTTGTCAAATCTATTGCTGAG TTGAAGACATCTCTGGGGAAAGGACGGGCATTTATCCGCTACTCTCTCGTACATCAGCGTCTGGCTGACACTCTGCAGCAGTGCCTGATGAATCAGAGAGTGACTAG TGACTGGTACTATGCAAGAAGCCCTTTTCTGAAGCCCCATCTCAGTGTGGATATTGTCAATCACCTGTATGAACTTAATGAAGTCCAGTTTGATGTGAGTTCCAGAGGACATGACCTTGATGCCTCCTGGCCCACTTTtgcaag GAGGACACTGGGAAGTGCCAACTCCCCTGCCCACATGTGGAAACCACCTAGTCGCAGTTCCAGCATTAATAGTTTGGCCAGCACGTACTCCCAG CAAGCACCCGAGTTCCCTTGTAGTCCAGACTATGGTCAGAGTCTGCTGAATGATCTCAATGAGTCTCTGCCTCCATGCAGTGAGGATGCAAGCACAATTGAAGACCTCCGTCTGGAGCTGGACCAGTCTGAGCTGAAACATCGAGAGCTCCTAGATAAGATGCAGCAGCTGGGCGAGGAGGCTGGTGAGCTCCGGGGGGTTGTGGTGGAGCTCCAGAGACAACTGGATGTGTCACTTGCTGCCCAGGAGGAGCAACAAGGATTGCAAGGAGAACTCGAAGCACTACAGGGCAGAGAGGAGGCCCTGTCAAAAGAGTTGACAGCACTTAGGACTGGAGAAAAAGCCAGGGAGGCTGAACAACAGCTCCTCCAGGAGAAGTTGGCTGTAGCTGAGGGGAAGAACATTGAGCTTCTGGCCAAGTTGGATGGGGTTTTGAATGAGAAGGGCCAACAGGCGGCAAGTTACTTTGATTCAGCACAAAAGATACATGAGTTGCTGGACAAATTGAAAGAGGCAGAAAAAGGGAAGATGGAAGCTGTAGCTgaggtagaagagaagaagaggcaGGCAGAAAggctggaggaggagctgagagtgaAGGAGGCAGCTGCAAAGGATGGGGAGACCAAATTGGAAAGAATAGTTACATCTGCAGCTGAGGAGAAGGCCAGGTTGGAAGCTCAAGTGGAAGAACAGCAGAGTGCTCTAGATAAGATGCAAGGGGCCTTGACTTTAAGAGAGAAGGAGGCCTGCAATCTACAAAGACAGCTACAGGACCTCCAAAAATCTGTGGAGGAAAgggagaaggaggtggaggaggtaaAGAGGAGGGCCCAGGAGGACAAAGATGAAATGCAGAAGAATGTTGATGGCTTACAAGAGTCTTTAGGAGCAAAAGTTACTGAACTTAAAGTGCACCTTGACAGAAAGGAGGCAGAGCTAACCTCCAGCAGCAAGATGGTACAGGAGCTGCAAACCAAGAACCAAGGCCTGATCACAGAGCGGGACAAACTAACCACTACCTTGACTGAACTGGAGGACAGTGTCAAAGAACAGGCGATGAAGATCGAAGACTACAAGGTACAGTGTGGCAGTTTAATGGAATTAAATGAGAAGCTGCTGAGCACAGTGAAGAGAAACGAGGAGCTGAAGAAGGAGATGGTAGAAAACAGAACAGTGCTGGAGGCTGAACTAGCAACTTTAAGGGCCTCTGAGAAACAACTTCGAGGCCAGCTGGACGATACAAAAATTACAGTGGATGAAAAAGAGACAAAGTTACGAGAAGAGAATCGTAAGCTGGATGAGAGTCTGCAGCGAGCAACAATGGCCACAAAGGTCTCAGAGGCCACAGCAAAGCGGCTCGAGCAGGAGAATCAGAGTCTAAGAGAGGAGCAAGATACTGTAAAAGCTGCTCTTGGCCGCATGCAAGCTGACCTGAAGAGCGTCCATGGGCAGATTGGAGAGTTGGAGAAGAACTTGGGAACCTCACGGAAGAATGAGCAAAGCCTTCAGGATCAGCTCCAAACAAAGGAGTCGGAGATAGAAAGCAAAGAGAAGAGCATTACCGAACTCCAGTCAAGGCTACAAGATCTGGAGGCCAAAGAGAAGGAACTTAAAAAAGCCAAGACTGACGCAGAAGCAACCTGTGCTAAACAGACAGAAGTGATTGAACGGGTTACCTGTGAGAAACAGGCGATGGAAAAATCTCAGCTTGAAAGGAACTCTGCCCAAGCTAAGGAGAACCAGGAAGTCGCTGGTAAACTGATAGTGGTCGAAAGCCAGTTGGAGGTGAGCATGAAAGAAGTAGCCAGGCTCCAGACAGAGGTCCTGGACCACAGAGTGCAGGTACAGAGACTTGAGGAAGAAAAGCTCAAGGCCCAAGCTCAGCTTGAGGTGACAGAGGCCCAGAGAGATGAACTCAGGACTCTGACTGAGCAGCTTAAAGCCCATACTGAGGCACTAAATCAGAAGCAGGTAGCAGAGCTGATGGAGtgcaaaaagaaagaagaggagctGATTGTACAGCTTAACAGAGAAGGAACTGCCAGCGCAGAGTTGGCTATCACTTTGGCCGCTGTTCGAGATGAACTGTCCAACCTAAAGGCAGAAAATAACCGCCTGAGCATTGAGAACAGCGAGACCCGTGAGGGTCTGCACCGGGCCAACACAGAGATGGCAGAGCTAGGGATCACAATCTGTAAACTGAGCACTGAAAAGGAGGAGGCCACAGCGCATTGGGCAGAAGACGCCGCCAGAATTGAGGAGCTGGAGAAGGAGACTGAACTTCTTGAACTGCGCATGGCAGAACTACAACAGGAGAATAAAAGACTAAGAGAAGAGCTGACACAGATGGAGACGCTTCCAGGGAATATTATggagctgcaggaacagttggaaaAAGCCAAGAGCCAAACACAGAGTCTCAAGAATTCAAGCCGAGAGGAGATGGACGCGGTTAAGTTCCAGATGAGCTCAGAGAGCATGAATTATCAAGCCCAGATGAAG GCTATGAATGAACAGCTTGACCTGGTGAAATCCCAGCTGCAGGAGGAGCTGACGAACGTGTCTACCTTACGGGCCAAAGTGTCTGAGATCGAG GCTGTGAATGAGCAGTACTTGCAGTTAACTGGTGAAAAAGATGCTCACATCACAAAGACAGAAGCCACTATTCGTGAGAATGAGAGCAAGATTCAGCAGCTACAACATGCAGCTAGCAG TGCTAAAGATTCACACTTGGCTGCACAAAACCTTTGTGAGGAATTGAGCCAGAAACTGAGAGCAGCAGAAGCCGACAAGCAAAGTCAGTATCTGACGATGTCTGCAGAGATTGATGACCTCAACAGAACCAAAAGCACCCTGGAGGAGCGGCTCATCGAGCTTATTAG GGATAAAGATGCCCTGTGGCAAAAGACGGATGCTCTGGAGTTTGAGCAGAAACTTCGAGCTGAGGAACGCTGGTGGTTGGTGGATAAAGAGGCCACTCACTGCCTTGGCTGTCAGGGCCAGTTCACCTGGTGGCTGCGCAGACATCACTGCAG GCTTTGTGGTCGCATCTTCTGCTACTACTGCAGCAACAACTTTGTGATGACCAAACACAGTGGGAAGAAAGAACGCTGTTGCAGGGACTGTTACAGCCAACACAGCGCCGTGGTGGAGAGGTTCACAGAAGCAGAGCTGAGTCCTTCAGACATCCAGTCTCCTCCACCTGGAGCTGGACCTCAGCCCCCCCCTCAGCCAGCCCCTTATAAACCCACCCCCAGGGTAACAG TTTCAGACCCCAGCAGCAAGTCTGATGACGGAGCGTTTGACATCATCACAGAAGAAGAAGTGAATGGCGTCTATGACAGTGACACCACCTCCCAGACCACAGGAGGCTCCTTAGAGGGAGAGCAGGACAGACGGCCTGGAATACTCAATAT AGGTACAGGAGATGTGACACCTGATGACGCTGAAGACCATGTTCCCACCGTTCAGGATGCAGAAATCAATCTTGTCAAGTCAGGAGAAGTCAC GATGGCTGTCTCTTTTAGCATTGAGGATATTTCGCAGTTTGGTGACGCTTCCAGGGAGCTCTTCATCAAATCCAGCTGTTACAGTGTGATAACAATTTCTGTGAGTGACTGTGGACCTACCATCAGCTGGATGTTTTCCTCAGAGCCAAAGAGCATCTCTTTTAGTGTTGTCCACCGGGAGTCCACTGACACTCCATTGGAACAGTCAAAG GTCTTGATTCCTCTCACTCGCTGCAATTCCCATAAAGAGACAATTCAGGGGCAGCTCAAAGTGCGACACCCCGGCCTCTACACATTGATCTTTGATAACTCCTTCTCTCG GTTTATCTCCAAGAAAGTCTTCTACCATCTGACCATGGAGAAGCCCATAATCTATGACGGAAGCGACTTTCCCTGA